The genomic window GACGTAGGCGAGCGTGAGTGCGTCGTCGACGTCGCTTCCCAGATCCGTGTCGATCCAGATCTTCACGATCGCCTTCCAGTCAGATGGGGAATGCGGATCAGCGTCCTTTGGCCAGGCGGCCGATGTCCGTCTGCTTTCGGATCCGGCCGCGGCGCAGTCGGGTTGGCCTAGCATCGTACGATTCGATGCGCACGCCAGTTCCGGTGCGAATATTGGCCACGATGATCCCGCCTGGCAGGAGCGAATTGATTCCCTCGATCCGTTTGTGCTGATCTTCGCGCTCGCTCCAGTGGTAGTTCATGTAGATCAGCTTCCAGAGTTCTCCGCGGCGGTCGTAGGCTGCGGAATAGAGTCCGGTGTAGGTTTCCTTGTCGAGCCACAGGAGTTTCCGCTTGTAGGGGTGGCGCTTTGCCTTGGGTTTCATTTCCAGGACGATCGCCTTGCGCAACTGCCATGTGTCGTTGGCGAACGAGAAACCCGTCGGACCGAAGTTCTCTTCTTTGCTGAAGGGATATCCCTTGAGTGAGGAGTCGAGCGGCGTCAGAACCTCTGTCTCGCCCAGGTATTTCCAGGTGAAGTGCGTGACCACGCCGGCGAACCCTCCCTGGTCCTCGGGCGTCATATCGGTACCGGCGATCGGATCGGTGCGTCGGGCCCCCGAGATTCGTCGTACGCGGCGCAGGTCTGGGATATAGACCCACACGTCGACATCGCGAGCTTCGTCCCGCGGCAGATCACCGTCCTTGTAGGCGTACCCCAGGACCTTGATGCCGCGATAGTCGGGCGGTCCAGAAATATCCGCGCCTCCAGCACCCATTCGCTTTTCTTGATCGAAGATGTCGCCATCGCGCTCGATGTAGTCCGGGCGATTGGCGAGTCGCATGCCCCAACCGGTGCCTTCGAACCCGAGTGGCAATCTTTCCCCGTTGTCCCAGTAGGTGAACTTGAAGTTCGCCCGGCCCTCGAGGGCGTCGTGCTTGTAGCGATGGTTCCAGGCGTGCATCGCACCGGCATTCGGATCGGCCGGATCGATTTCGGGAAAAGGTCGGCCCATCGTGAAGTTCAGCAGGGAGTGATCGCGTCCCAGCTGCGGCTGCCCACGATACTTCGCATTCGCCGCAACGCGCCCTTCGGATACCGGGTAGTCCTTGTAGAACTCACCGATCTCCAATTGCATACCCTCGAAGAAGAACATGTCGCGAAACTCCCAGAAGGGCTCCGGAATGTAGTTCTTCAGCGCGTCCAGTTTGTCGAAGGTGATTACGTCTCCGGGCTTGAAGGGAGGCCCGGGAAGCGCGTCTTCTGGTTCCGCTGCGTTTGGCGCGTTGGTTTCCGTCTCTTCTGGTTCGGCCGCGCTTTGCGCAGTGGTTCCCGTCGGGAGCGCGAGAAAGGCCAACACGAGAACAGCTGCCACGAGAGCCGGTATGAGTTTCATCCAGCTCACCACAGCTTCGGCGGTGCGTCTTCGCAATTCCACGATCCCTCCAGTCCAGCATCCGCGAGGACGATCAGCAGCTCCGGGTCGACCGGGGCTGCTTCTTCCTCGTAGTCGTCGTAATCATCGTAGTCGTCTGCATCATCTTCGCCCTCGTCTGCGAAGTCCTCTTCGTCGTACTTCGCAACATCAAAAGGCGGACTGTAACCGCATTGCACCCACTGCACGCTGCTGAACTCCAGCAGGTAGGAGTCGCCGAGGTTCCGGTACATGAACTCGTCGTCTTCATCGAGGATCAGGCCGATCCGCGGGCGGGGAACTTCGCTGAAGAAATCCGGAACCAGGTCGCTCAGGCGCCTCGGGAAGGAGCCGGTCTTCTCCCGATAGGATTCCAGCGCCACGAGCAGATGTGTGGCGGTTTCGTTTCGCGCGGTTTTCTGAAAGACCGTTGCAGCGCGGTTCGTACCCTGGATGGTCAGGAGTGAGAAAACGCCGGCGAGGAGCACGGTCAGTCCTCTTCGCGAAGCTTCTTCTGCATCGTCGGGCCCGAGCCAGACACGCCCGAGTGTGTAACAAGCAGCGATCAGGGCGAATACGATCAGGGCGCCGGCTTCCGCGCCCCGTAGAGTGATCCACGAGAGCCCGGCCGCCAGGACCGCCGCTGCGAGTCCGCCGATGGTCAGCCCGCGTCTACCCGATAGTCGCGCGGCAATCCACGCGCCCGTTCCGGCGGCAACGTGAAAAGAGGCAATCGCGCTGCCAAGCAGAAGCAGGCCGAATAGCGTCACGACGGGCCACGGACTGATGTTGAAGCGCATCCAGGAATTGGTGCCCGTTACC from bacterium includes these protein-coding regions:
- a CDS encoding DUF1329 domain-containing protein, whose protein sequence is MELRRRTAEAVVSWMKLIPALVAAVLVLAFLALPTGTTAQSAAEPEETETNAPNAAEPEDALPGPPFKPGDVITFDKLDALKNYIPEPFWEFRDMFFFEGMQLEIGEFYKDYPVSEGRVAANAKYRGQPQLGRDHSLLNFTMGRPFPEIDPADPNAGAMHAWNHRYKHDALEGRANFKFTYWDNGERLPLGFEGTGWGMRLANRPDYIERDGDIFDQEKRMGAGGADISGPPDYRGIKVLGYAYKDGDLPRDEARDVDVWVYIPDLRRVRRISGARRTDPIAGTDMTPEDQGGFAGVVTHFTWKYLGETEVLTPLDSSLKGYPFSKEENFGPTGFSFANDTWQLRKAIVLEMKPKAKRHPYKRKLLWLDKETYTGLYSAAYDRRGELWKLIYMNYHWSEREDQHKRIEGINSLLPGGIIVANIRTGTGVRIESYDARPTRLRRGRIRKQTDIGRLAKGR